The proteins below come from a single Terriglobales bacterium genomic window:
- a CDS encoding fatty acid desaturase translates to MEQETAALERPKQINWVTAVFMAIFHAGAVAALFFFSWSALAVAVFLYWLAGSLGIGMGYHRLLTHRGYKTPKWVEYFLTLCGVLAMQGGPIFWVATHRIHHRFSDVEGDPHSPRDGGWWAHMGWILTGRALHHDAAILAKYAPDLARDRFQVWISKYHYAPQVVLGIALLAAGGWPWLLWGMFLRTVLALHSTWLVNSATHMWGSRRFQTRDDSTNNWWVALLSFGEGWHNNHHAHPTSARHGLAWYELDMNWMGIWTLKVLGLARDIKLVKLKEPAREESETVPALAEAAGD, encoded by the coding sequence ATGGAACAGGAAACGGCGGCGCTGGAGAGGCCGAAGCAGATCAACTGGGTGACCGCTGTCTTCATGGCAATCTTCCATGCGGGGGCGGTGGCGGCGCTGTTCTTCTTCAGTTGGTCGGCGCTGGCGGTGGCGGTCTTCCTCTACTGGTTGGCGGGCAGCCTGGGCATCGGGATGGGATATCACCGGCTGCTGACGCATCGTGGATACAAGACGCCCAAGTGGGTGGAATATTTCCTGACCCTGTGCGGCGTGCTGGCGATGCAGGGCGGGCCGATCTTCTGGGTGGCGACGCACCGCATTCATCACCGCTTCAGCGACGTGGAGGGCGATCCGCATTCGCCGCGCGACGGCGGATGGTGGGCGCATATGGGATGGATCCTGACCGGGCGGGCGCTGCATCATGACGCCGCCATCCTGGCCAAGTACGCGCCCGACCTGGCGAGAGACCGCTTTCAGGTTTGGATCAGCAAGTATCACTACGCGCCGCAGGTCGTTCTGGGAATCGCTTTGTTGGCGGCGGGCGGGTGGCCGTGGCTGCTGTGGGGCATGTTCCTGCGCACGGTGCTGGCCCTGCACAGCACCTGGCTGGTGAATTCGGCGACGCACATGTGGGGCAGCCGGCGCTTCCAGACGCGCGACGATTCGACCAACAACTGGTGGGTGGCGTTGCTGAGCTTCGGCGAGGGCTGGCATAACAATCACCATGCGCATCCGACCTCGGCGCGGCACGGGCTGGCGTGGTATGAGCTGGACATGAACTGGATGGGCATCTGGACCTTGAAGGTGCTCGGCCTGGCGCGTGACATCAAGCTGGTGAAGCTGAAAGAACCGGCGAGAGAAGAAAGCGAAACCGTGCCGGCCTTGGCAGAAGCCGCAGGCGATTAG